In Heyndrickxia vini, the sequence TAATCTATTATGATACCTAATGAAACCTATAACTGAACTTCTCGTTTTGTTATCAATGATTTTTCTATAGCATGTAATAGTTTTAAGGTATATAAAACGTCTTCTAAAGGGACTATGCGGTTCTTTTGGTTGTTTTCTATACAGTCCACAAAATAGGATAATTCATTTTGGAATGCATCGCCTTTTTCTATTTTGATTGGCGTCTTTTTCTGATTGGAATAATATATAAACTGATGATTACTTTCATTAATATTTTCAATATTATCGCCGGCATTTACATTTAGCTCTAATGTGCTTTCACTCGTTTGTGCTCTAAATGACATTGTAAATGGATATCCTATTGGCATTCTTTGTGAAGCTTCTACAAATGCTTTACTTTTATTCTTAAATAAAATGGTCGTCATGATATGGTCCCACGCACCATATTTGTTTTTATTTCCAACAGCGTACACTGTATCAACCTCACCAAGTAGATAATAGAGGAAATCGATATCATGTATGTGGAGATCATACAATGCTCCACCGCTTATTTCAGGGTGCTGAAACCAGCTGCTCCAATTAGGAGCCTGACCTAATCGTTTGGCATGGATAATCTCTATATCTTTTAATCTGTCATTTTCGCTAAACGATTTAATTACCTTATATTCCGGCCAGAATCGTAGGACATGCCCAACAAATAGCCTTACATTATTTTTATTCACAGCATCAATTATTCGATTGGCTGATTCTATCGATAATGTTAATGGTTTTTCACAAATGATACTTTTTCCGGCATTTGCTGCTCGTAAAATATATTCTTCATGTAAATAGGTTGGTAGGCATATATCGATGATGTCTATGTCTTTATCATTTAATAATTCTTCATAAGCAGTAACAAAAGAACCGTTATAAATGATCTCCCGATCTATTACTTTATTACTCGTACATATAGACGTTACCTGACAATGATCAATTTTCCCGTACGCTTCCAAATGAGTTTTGCCGATAAAACCTAAACCAACAAGGCCGATGTTCTTCATCCCTACCTCCATGTATCGATTATTTCTAAAAGATAGTAGTAAGAACGTTTGACACACTCGAACGGTTGTAACATGACACCCCTCCCTCAGGTGTAATTGATTACATGGTGAATCAATGACTTTATTACAACTGAAATAATCATTGTTTACATATAGTATGTAATCCGTTACAAAAATAGTATAAAAATCCTTTGAAAGTTCATTACTTTTTGACTAGGCTCTATTCCTTACATGCTAGTATTTTCTCAATTACTTTCAGTGTGGCAAGAGCATGGCTGCCTGTTACGGGTGGTTCTTTATCATGAATAATGGAATCAATGAAGGCATCGATGACACCACTCTTAGTTTGATGATCATTTGTTTGAATGTTCCCTAACTCATACTTGATCACTTCTCCATCCTTCGTTTCGATAATTAGCTGATTTACTGAATGGTGATAGATTTTGATAATCCCCTTCTGACAGTAAATGGTCGTTGAATTATCTTCTGAACCATAGTAGGTCCATGAAAACGAGGCGGTTCCTAATCGACCTTTTTTCGTCTTTAATGCACATACGACATTGTCGCAAACTTCAATTGGTTGTCCGTTTTCATCGACTTTGTCCAGTGCACCGAGAAAAGCATGAACATCTTCCACTTCATCGTCCAATAAGTAATGAATTAAATCGATTTTATGAATTCCTAGATCACCTGCTACGCCAGAGTGGGAGCGGTTTTTCTTAAAAAACCATGTGGCATTCGATTTATTCACTCCCCAGCTTTCTGGTCCTTGGTGACCAAATGCCGTTTTAAAAGTTAGTACCTCACCTAATTCCTTTTTTTCGATAATTTCCTTCGCTTTTTGATGGGCTTTCGCAAATCGTTGATTATGATCAACCATTAATTTCTTACCGGATTTCCGCTGGGCTTCCAGAATAATTTCTGCACATTCGACATTGATCGCTAGTGGCTTTTCACAAAGAACATGCTTCCCGTTTAACAAAGCATTAGAGGAATATATATGATGGGCATCGTTGGAAGAACAATCACTAATCGCTGTAATCGTTGGATCTTTGTACAGTTCCCCTACCGTTTTGACTGCACGCCCAGTAAATTCCTTTGCAAGCGCCTCTGCCCTATCTGGATTACGATCAAAGAAAACAATTTCATCCACATGTGGATTGGCTTTATACTCAGGTGCATGACGAAATTTTGTTATTGAACCACATCCTATGATGCCAACTTTTATTCCCAAGGATGATGCCCTCCTACGAAAAAATTCACATTTTTACTATCCCATTGTTGATTCGCGAATGATTAATTCATGATCCAAAACAATGCTTTCCACTTTGTTTCCTTTAATCCGATTTATTAACATGTTTGCTGCGGTACATCCCATTTTATACATCGGCTGAGCAATCGTCGTAAGGGTTGGATTTGTCATATTGGAGAAGCTGATTTTATCAAAACCTACGACAGCGATATCGCCAGGTACTTTCAAACCACTTACATTTATTTCCTTCAGCGCCCCAATGGCTAATGTATCGGAAACGGCAAAAACAGCTGATGGTTTTTCCCGTAATTGCAGAAGCATTCTCATTGCATGGACACCATTTTCAAAATCAAGCTGTTCACAGTTGTACATCCATTCATTACGAAACGGAAGATGAAACTCGTTTAATGCCCGCTCATATCCCTTTCTGCGCTGGCGGGTGTAAAGGTATTTTTCATCAGAATTAATGAGCGCAATGTTTTCATTTCCTAATTTAATCAAATGTTTCACTGCGTGGTAGGCAGCCAATTCGTTATCAATCGTAACGTACGGAATTGTCCCGTCTTCGTCGTACTCACTGCATTGAATAACTGGATGACTTTCAGCTAATTCATTTAGTTTTTGCATATTAACAGTTGGATCCATTGATATAAGACCATCGGCAAGTTTATTTTTTACCATGTTAAAATAAATATTTTCTCTTTGCGGGTTTGAATCCGTTTCGCAAAGAAGGAAATTGTAATTATTTATGATTGCAATATTTTCAATGCCTTTAATAATTTCTGTGTAAAAGGGATTTGAAATACTAGGAATCAAAACGAGTAAAAGACGACTTTCGGAGTTTCTTAGATTTCTTCCTAACATGCTCGGTTCATAGTTAAGTTCTTTTATTGCATTTTCAACCTTAAGCCTCGTTTTTGGCCTTACGGATGCCCTGTTATTAAGCACCCTGGATACCGTTGCAACGGAAACACCTGCTTTTTGCGCTACTTGTTGGATATTTGCCATGAGGCTTTCCCACTTTCGTCTTTTGATAATCACTTGTAATCGATTACATTAGTAATTCATATTATGAAATGAGATGAATTATTCACTAATAATAAATTCATTCAGTTCCTAATGGTGATTCGTTCATATTAGAAGGGTGTAATGGATTACATTTTTTCTAATCCCCCCCAGATCTGTCGGCGATAAGTGGTGGACATAACGTAAAATGGGCCAGTTTTTTACATTTAATTTTCTATTATGGGTACTTTAAATGATAAGCTTACGAAAACACAATGAGGTGATAGTTTGACTAAATTAAAACTTACATCTTCCGAAATTGGAACACTGTGGGGAGAGTATATCAATGGTACAATGACAGATGTGGTTAATAGATACATGGTTACAATCATTGAGGATGAGTCAATAAAGGCTATTTTTCACGATGCGATTAAGACGTTCGGTAAACAAAAGGAACAAATCGTAGCTTTCATTAAGGATGAGGGGTTTCCAGTTCCTATTGGATTTACTGACTCCGACATGTTTCATGATAAAGAAAGATTATTCACAGATATATTTAGTCTAAATTACTTACATATAATGACATTGCATGGATTGTTAGGCCACAACACTTCATTAGCAGTTTCTGTTAGAAAAGACTTAAGAGATTTTTACGATTCTTGTGAAAACGAAGCAAAAAGAATGTATCATCAAACAATTGAGTTATTGCTTGAAAAGGGAAGTTTCCAAAGGGACCCGTTATTTTATCCTGCTAAGAATCCTGAGTACGTTTCTAGCAAAGATTTTTCGGATGGTTTTTTCGGAAAAGGAAGACGTTTAGCTGCTACAGAGATTATCAGTATTTCTTTAAACCTTAAAAAAAGTATTATGGCTAAAACTCTTTCGATAGCATTCAGTCAAGTCGCCCAAACGAAAGAAGTAAGAAAGTTTCTCACGGATTCTGAGGTAACCGCTGATGGTCAAATAAAAACATTTGCAAAAATCATGCAAGCGGATAACCTACCAGTTCCGAAATCTTGGGAAACAGAAGTGACAACTTCTACGGATTCTCCGTTCTCCGATAAGTTAATGTTGTATCATATCGGGTTCCTTTTCCAAGCTGCACAAAATTACCATGGAGCGGGTCTTGCTTCAGCTATGCGAACAGACCTTGTTGCCGCTTACGAGAGTACCATTTTAAAAAATCTATTGGTAACGAAGAAATGGTTTAATATCATGGTGCAAAATAAATGGTTAGAACAACCACCACTTGCACCTAATAGAAAAGAAATTGCAAAAGAAAAGTAGTAAAGACGGATTTTGTCCTGCCAGGCTCACATATTATTTGATATTCATGTAAAACTAGTGGGATTTAATTTTCAATCAGCTATCTAAACTTCCCCCTGATTGTATAACTGTAACATTCAGGGAGAAGTTTATTTTAATTTATTTACCTACAAACAACAATTTTGGACCACCTGCGATTATTGACTGTTTACTTTTTACTGTGATGACTACTTTTCCACCCGCTGGCACTGTTATTGTTCGATCTACCCACTGAGCCAACCCACTCGTTATTACTGCTTTTTTCTTATCATATACGACATAATTATAGTCGGCTTTAAGATCTCCTACTATTTTTACAGCACCTGTTTGCTTACTCGTATTGATAAGCTGATAGGTTTTCCCTTTAGTGATTGTGGATCTAACGAACGCTGGTGTTTTACTTACTTTTCCTTGAAACAAGTTCTTTGGACCGCCTGCTTTTATCGACGCCTTGCTTTGCACGGTAATGACTACTTTTCCACCTGCTGGTACGGTTATTGTTCGATCTACCCACTGGACGATCTGGCTTGTTACTACTGCTTTTTTCTTGTCGTATACAACATAATCATAGTCGGCTTTAAGATCTCCTACTATTTTTACAGCGCCAGTTTGCTTACTCGTATTGATAAACTCATAGCTTTTTCCTTTAGCAATTGTGCTTCTGACAAACGCTGGTGTTTTACTTACTTTTCCTTGAAACAAGTTCTTTGAACCGCCTGCTTTTATCGACGTCTTGCTTTGTACGGTAATGACCACTTTGCCACCTGCTGGCACTGTTATTGTTCGATCTACCCACTGCACGATCTGGCTTGTTACTACTGCTTTTTTCTTATCGTATACGACATAATCGTAGTCGGATTTAAGATCTCCTACTATTTTTACAGTGCCGGTTTGCTTACTCGTGTTTACCAGCTCATAGCTTTTTCCTTTAGTAATTGTGCTTCTGACAAACGCTGGTGTTTTACTTGCTTTTCCTTGAAACAAGTTCTTTGGACCGCCTGCTTTTATTGACGTCTTGCTTTGTACGGTAATGACCACTTTGCCACCTGCTGGCACTGTTATTGTTCGATCTACCCACTGCACGATCTGACTTGTTACTACTGCTTTTTTCTTGTCGTATACGACATAATCATAGTCAGCTTTAAGATTTCCTACTATTTTTACAGCGCCGGTTTGCTTACTCGTGTTTACCAGCTCATAGCTTTTTCCTTTAGTAATTGTGCTTCTGACAAACGCTGGTGTTTTACTTGCTTTTCCTTGGAACACGTTCTTTGGACCGCCTGCTTTTATTGACGTCTTGCTTTGTACGGTAATGACTGCCTTTCCACCTGCTGGTACTGTTATTGTTCGATCCACCCATTGCACAATCTGGCTTGTTACTACTGCTTTTTTCTTATCGTATACAACATAATCATAGTCAGCTTTAAGATTTCCTACTATTTTTATAGAACCTGTTTTCTTACTTTTATTAAAAAATTCATAACTAGTTCCTTTAGAAATTGTTTTCGAAGTAAACGCGCCACTGGTAGTCGAATTCACTTTGTGCATTGAAGCGTAACTATTGTTGAAAGAAAAAAATATACAAAAAAGCGCTACTAGTAAAATAGAAAACTTACGGATACTTTTCATAATCATCATCTCCAAAAAGTAATTTATTATACAATTTTAAGTAGATAGCAAACTAGTTTTCTCTTAGTTTATCGCACCAGACTCCCTCCTTGTATTACCTATATAGGAAAATAATAGCATAATTATATCCTAACAGAAATGATACGAAGGGATTAGTTGAACTTTGACTTGGCACCAAAACTATCATTGTCATTATTCTAGACAATCATTCCCGCAATAGTTGTTTCTTACTCCAACTTCTTCTCAAAACAATTACATTCATGAACCCTCTTAAATTGTTCCTTTATCTTTTCCTTTTCTTTACCTACATAATGAGCGAAGGTTTGAACAGGATATAAATCCGATTGCTCTGATTTTATTACCCCATTCAACTCCGTTTCACCATTAATAAACACGTGTAAATACGAATCTACTTTTGAAAATTGGTTGTTTTTATACCAATTATTTACCCATTCGTCATCCCTCGTCCATGC encodes:
- a CDS encoding Gfo/Idh/MocA family protein, with protein sequence MKNIGLVGLGFIGKTHLEAYGKIDHCQVTSICTSNKVIDREIIYNGSFVTAYEELLNDKDIDIIDICLPTYLHEEYILRAANAGKSIICEKPLTLSIESANRIIDAVNKNNVRLFVGHVLRFWPEYKVIKSFSENDRLKDIEIIHAKRLGQAPNWSSWFQHPEISGGALYDLHIHDIDFLYYLLGEVDTVYAVGNKNKYGAWDHIMTTILFKNKSKAFVEASQRMPIGYPFTMSFRAQTSESTLELNVNAGDNIENINESNHQFIYYSNQKKTPIKIEKGDAFQNELSYFVDCIENNQKNRIVPLEDVLYTLKLLHAIEKSLITKREVQL
- a CDS encoding Gfo/Idh/MocA family protein, translating into MGIKVGIIGCGSITKFRHAPEYKANPHVDEIVFFDRNPDRAEALAKEFTGRAVKTVGELYKDPTITAISDCSSNDAHHIYSSNALLNGKHVLCEKPLAINVECAEIILEAQRKSGKKLMVDHNQRFAKAHQKAKEIIEKKELGEVLTFKTAFGHQGPESWGVNKSNATWFFKKNRSHSGVAGDLGIHKIDLIHYLLDDEVEDVHAFLGALDKVDENGQPIEVCDNVVCALKTKKGRLGTASFSWTYYGSEDNSTTIYCQKGIIKIYHHSVNQLIIETKDGEVIKYELGNIQTNDHQTKSGVIDAFIDSIIHDKEPPVTGSHALATLKVIEKILACKE
- a CDS encoding LacI family DNA-binding transcriptional regulator, whose amino-acid sequence is MANIQQVAQKAGVSVATVSRVLNNRASVRPKTRLKVENAIKELNYEPSMLGRNLRNSESRLLLVLIPSISNPFYTEIIKGIENIAIINNYNFLLCETDSNPQRENIYFNMVKNKLADGLISMDPTVNMQKLNELAESHPVIQCSEYDEDGTIPYVTIDNELAAYHAVKHLIKLGNENIALINSDEKYLYTRQRRKGYERALNEFHLPFRNEWMYNCEQLDFENGVHAMRMLLQLREKPSAVFAVSDTLAIGALKEINVSGLKVPGDIAVVGFDKISFSNMTNPTLTTIAQPMYKMGCTAANMLINRIKGNKVESIVLDHELIIRESTMG
- a CDS encoding DUF3231 family protein — its product is MTKLKLTSSEIGTLWGEYINGTMTDVVNRYMVTIIEDESIKAIFHDAIKTFGKQKEQIVAFIKDEGFPVPIGFTDSDMFHDKERLFTDIFSLNYLHIMTLHGLLGHNTSLAVSVRKDLRDFYDSCENEAKRMYHQTIELLLEKGSFQRDPLFYPAKNPEYVSSKDFSDGFFGKGRRLAATEIISISLNLKKSIMAKTLSIAFSQVAQTKEVRKFLTDSEVTADGQIKTFAKIMQADNLPVPKSWETEVTTSTDSPFSDKLMLYHIGFLFQAAQNYHGAGLASAMRTDLVAAYESTILKNLLVTKKWFNIMVQNKWLEQPPLAPNRKEIAKEK